Proteins encoded within one genomic window of Thunnus albacares chromosome 13, fThuAlb1.1, whole genome shotgun sequence:
- the kif20a gene encoding kinesin-like protein KIF20A isoform X1, whose product MALSLSSPCGCPSDEEEEMAVFESTAAELGSLARPRLPEISVISPGLDTRPSITEQKLAGKPAVVRQGSGGEGNSEKVMVYLRIRPLTEAEREVGEEQGCVNVQDEETLLLKAPKDSQNMRTAERGVTQSIHKFSFSKIFGPETTQQQFYECSMKKMVKDVLQGENRLLYTYGVTNSGKTYTIQGTGQEAGLLPRALASLFRKLQGRLYGGMDLKPVMYQDVRHLDPGEVRVEEIRRNSLLKEDENQTSRRGGTTTIWDSGIGGLSSTSNIATQLEDTDSVCLEPDSLSHSGGDDLEAGVQFSIWVSFYEIYNEFLYDLLDAAPSMQPRKRVTLRLSDDKQGNPYVKDLNWIQVRSAEEAWRILRAGRRNQSFASTHLNQNSSRSHSIFSIRVLHVRPEVNSGQTMHISELTVCDLAGSERCKEQRNGERMKEANNINTSLLTLGRCIAALRHNQNNKSRPPQVVPFRDSKLTRVLQGFFCGRGTSSMVVNINPCASIYDETLQALKFSAIATQLVHGPSTKTRVAYILSLLREPTANGNDSTVIEEEEDESDVEDGDITLLNTEALLQAIDVLKREVQRQRKEKEVLEANVREQVVSEMMDVISGMQDGFRETLEAERALIEERCEDKITSLQKHLKKFYSEELKERDEEIEALSALLEKNKVTESVPASVPQEDSEGPRRSRRLTTQKKIEVTLRTELNQCRTELLTTTQEMTKLKMQLEVPGSTGTLTSSADRKLEEGQRNLRQLRLDLQRLGTDLQSGERACCRNTGGERLRQALTAADETLVKQDQILMELQNGLILIKADLRRKAETLAQMKPDQPQLPPSGFAASATPGSCKKRGCAAAAPSDTENRPPQKRPLFQSLFSTRTPTRKYGCTAAEANLTPYSRILRSRQQSPPPSPVPTPRSLRGKY is encoded by the exons ATGGCGCTGTCTTTGTCCTCCCCGTGTGGATGCCCTTCtgacgaggaggaggaaatgGCTGTGTTTGAGtccacagcagcagagctcGGAAGCCTGGCCAGACCACGTCTACCTGAGATCTCTGTCATTTCTCCGGGTCTGGACACTCGGCCGTCCATCACAGAACAG AAACTGGCAGGAAAACCTGCAGTGGTGAGACAAGGAAGCGGTGGTGAAGGGAACTCAGAGAAAGTGATGGTTTATCTGCGCATTCGGCCACTTactgaggcagagagagaagtgggAGAAGAACAG GGTTGTGTGAATGTCCAAGATGAAGAGACTCTTCTGCTCAAAGCTCCGAAGGACTCTCAGAACATGAGGACTGCAGAGAGGGGCGTCACTCAGAGCATTCACAAGTTTAGCTTCTCAAAG ATCTTTGGACCAGAGACGACACAGCAACAGTTTTATGAGTGTTCAATGAAGAAGATGGTAAAAGATGTGCTTCAAGGAGAAAACCGCCTCCTCTACACTTATGGTGTCACCAACTCTGGAAAGACTTACACCATTCAgg GGACTGGTCAAGAGGCTGGCCTCCTGCCACGGGCTTTAGCGTCTCTGTTCAGAAAACTGCAGGGTCGTCTCTACGGTGGCATGGACCTGAAGCCTGTCATGTATCAGGATGTAAGACATCTGGACCCCGGTGAGGTCAGGGTGGAGGAAATCCGCAGAAACTCTCTGCTTAAAGAG GATGAGAACCAGACTTCTCGTCGAGGTGGCACCACTACGATTTGGGACAGCGGCATTGGAGGACTCTCCTCTACAAGTAACATTGCTACCCAGCTGGAAG ACACTGACAGTGTTTGTCTGGAGCCTGACAGCCTTTCACACAGCGGAGGTGACGACCTGGAGGCAGGGGTGCAGTTTTCTATCTGGGTGTCCTTCTATGAGATCTACAACGAGTTCCTGTATGACCTACTGGATGCTGCACCCTCCATGCAGCCCAGGAAAAGAGTCACACTGCGGCTTAGTGACGACAAGCAGGGCAACCCCTATGTGAAGG ACCTGAACTGGATCCAGGTCCGCAGTGCTGAGGAAGCTTGGAGGATTCTGAGGGCTGGACGTCGTAACCAGAGCTTCGCCAGCACTCATCTCAACCAGAACTCAAGCCGCAG CCACAGCATTTTCTCCATCCGTGTCCTGCACGTCCGCCCAGAGGTCAATTCAGGCCAGACGATGCACATCAGCGA ACTGACTGTGTGCGATCTGGCTGGGTCTGAACGCTGTAAGGAGCAGCGTAATGGTGAGAGGATGAAGGAGGCTAACAACATCAACACCTCCCTTTTAACACTGGGACGCTGTATTGCTGCTCTGAGGCACAATCAGAACAACAA GTCACGACCCCCTCAAGTGGTACCCTTCAGGGACAGTAAACTGACCCGGGTGCTGCAGGGATTCTTCTGTGGCCGAGGAACCTCCAGCATGGTGGTCAACATCAATCCATGTGCCTCCATCTATGATGAGACTCTCCAAGCCCTCAAATTCTCAGCTATTGCCAcccag CTTGTCCATGGCCCATCCACAAAGACCAGAGTGGCCTACATCCTTTCTCTCCTGCGTGAGCCAACAGCAAATGGTAATGACAGCACTGTGattgaagaggaagaggacgagAGTGATGTTGAAGACGGAGATATCACCTTGTTAAATACTGAG GCTCTGCTGCAGGCCATCGATGTCCTGAAGAGAGAAGTGCAGCGCCAGCGGAAAGAGAAAGAAGTCCTTGAGGCCAATGTGCGAGAGCAAGTGGTCTCTGAGATGATGGATGTCATATCTGGAATGCAAGATGGTTTCCG TGAGACCTTGGAAGCAGAGAGGGCTCTAATTGAAGAGAGATGTGAGGACAAGATAACTAGTCTGCAGAAACATTTGAAGAAATTCTACAGCGAAGAGCTAAAG GAGCGTGATGAGGAGATTGAAGCTTTGAGTGCTTTGCTTGAGAAGAATAAAGTAACTGAATCGGTCCCTGCATCAGTGCCACAGGAAGACTCTGAGGGGCCTCGACGTTCTCGGCGCCTCACCACTCAGAAGAAAATAGAAGTTACACTGCGCACTGAGCTCAACCAGTGCCGCACCGAGCTGCTTACCACAACACAAG AGATGACAAAGCTGAAGATGCAGCTTGAAGTCCCAGGTTCAACAGGCACCCTCACCAGTTCTGCTGACCGCAAGCTGGAGGAGGGTCAACGG AATCTTCGACAGCTGCGCCTGGATTTACAAAGGCTCGGGACAGACCTGCAGTCTGGTGAACGAGCCTGCTGTCGCAACACAGGAGGGGAGAGGCTGCGTCAGGCGTTAACCGCTGCAGACGAGACGCTAGTCAAACAG GACCAAATCCTGATGGAGCTCCAGAATGGCCTGATCCTGATCAAAGCTGATTTAAGGCGTAAAGCAGAGACCCTGGCTCAGATGAAGCCTGACCAGCCCCAGCTGCCCCCCTCGGGCTTCGCTGCTTCCGCCACACCGGGGTCATGCAAGAAGAGGGGCTGCGCGGCCGCCGCACCAAGTGACACTGAAAACCGGCCTCCGCAAAAACGGCCCCTTTTCCAGTCTCTGTTCTCGACACGCACACCGACGCGTAAATACGGCTGCACTGCTGCTGAAGCAAATCTTACCCCCTACTCACGGATCTTGCGGTCTCGCCAGCAGTCTCCACCTCCTAGTCCTGTCCCCACCCCTCGTAGTCTCCGGGGGAAATACTGA
- the kif20a gene encoding kinesin-like protein KIF20A isoform X2 has product MALSLSSPCGCPSDEEEEMAVFESTAAELGSLARPRLPEISVISPGLDTRPSITEQKLAGKPAVVRQGSGGEGNSEKVMVYLRIRPLTEAEREVGEEQGCVNVQDEETLLLKAPKDSQNMRTAERGVTQSIHKFSFSKIFGPETTQQQFYECSMKKMVKDVLQGENRLLYTYGVTNSGKTYTIQGTGQEAGLLPRALASLFRKLQGRLYGGMDLKPVMYQDVRHLDPGEVRVEEIRRNSLLKEDENQTSRRGGTTTIWDSGIGGLSSTSNIATQLEDTDSVCLEPDSLSHSGGDDLEAGVQFSIWVSFYEIYNEFLYDLLDAAPSMQPRKRVTLRLSDDKQGNPYVKDLNWIQVRSAEEAWRILRAGRRNQSFASTHLNQNSSRSHSIFSIRVLHVRPEVNSGQTMHISELTVCDLAGSERCKEQRNGERMKEANNINTSLLTLGRCIAALRHNQNNKSRPPQVVPFRDSKLTRVLQGFFCGRGTSSMVVNINPCASIYDETLQALKFSAIATQLVHGPSTKTRVAYILSLLREPTANGNDSTVIEEEEDESDVEDGDITLLNTEALLQAIDVLKREVQRQRKEKEVLEANVREQVVSEMMDVISGMQDGFRETLEAERALIEERCEDKITSLQKHLKKFYSEELKERDEEIEALSALLEKNKVTESVPASVPQEDSEGPRRSRRLTTQKKIEVTLRTELNQCRTELLTTTQEMTKLKMQLEVPGSTGTLTSSADRKLEEGQRNLRQLRLDLQRLGTDLQSGERACCRNTGGERLRQALTAADETLVKQLLN; this is encoded by the exons ATGGCGCTGTCTTTGTCCTCCCCGTGTGGATGCCCTTCtgacgaggaggaggaaatgGCTGTGTTTGAGtccacagcagcagagctcGGAAGCCTGGCCAGACCACGTCTACCTGAGATCTCTGTCATTTCTCCGGGTCTGGACACTCGGCCGTCCATCACAGAACAG AAACTGGCAGGAAAACCTGCAGTGGTGAGACAAGGAAGCGGTGGTGAAGGGAACTCAGAGAAAGTGATGGTTTATCTGCGCATTCGGCCACTTactgaggcagagagagaagtgggAGAAGAACAG GGTTGTGTGAATGTCCAAGATGAAGAGACTCTTCTGCTCAAAGCTCCGAAGGACTCTCAGAACATGAGGACTGCAGAGAGGGGCGTCACTCAGAGCATTCACAAGTTTAGCTTCTCAAAG ATCTTTGGACCAGAGACGACACAGCAACAGTTTTATGAGTGTTCAATGAAGAAGATGGTAAAAGATGTGCTTCAAGGAGAAAACCGCCTCCTCTACACTTATGGTGTCACCAACTCTGGAAAGACTTACACCATTCAgg GGACTGGTCAAGAGGCTGGCCTCCTGCCACGGGCTTTAGCGTCTCTGTTCAGAAAACTGCAGGGTCGTCTCTACGGTGGCATGGACCTGAAGCCTGTCATGTATCAGGATGTAAGACATCTGGACCCCGGTGAGGTCAGGGTGGAGGAAATCCGCAGAAACTCTCTGCTTAAAGAG GATGAGAACCAGACTTCTCGTCGAGGTGGCACCACTACGATTTGGGACAGCGGCATTGGAGGACTCTCCTCTACAAGTAACATTGCTACCCAGCTGGAAG ACACTGACAGTGTTTGTCTGGAGCCTGACAGCCTTTCACACAGCGGAGGTGACGACCTGGAGGCAGGGGTGCAGTTTTCTATCTGGGTGTCCTTCTATGAGATCTACAACGAGTTCCTGTATGACCTACTGGATGCTGCACCCTCCATGCAGCCCAGGAAAAGAGTCACACTGCGGCTTAGTGACGACAAGCAGGGCAACCCCTATGTGAAGG ACCTGAACTGGATCCAGGTCCGCAGTGCTGAGGAAGCTTGGAGGATTCTGAGGGCTGGACGTCGTAACCAGAGCTTCGCCAGCACTCATCTCAACCAGAACTCAAGCCGCAG CCACAGCATTTTCTCCATCCGTGTCCTGCACGTCCGCCCAGAGGTCAATTCAGGCCAGACGATGCACATCAGCGA ACTGACTGTGTGCGATCTGGCTGGGTCTGAACGCTGTAAGGAGCAGCGTAATGGTGAGAGGATGAAGGAGGCTAACAACATCAACACCTCCCTTTTAACACTGGGACGCTGTATTGCTGCTCTGAGGCACAATCAGAACAACAA GTCACGACCCCCTCAAGTGGTACCCTTCAGGGACAGTAAACTGACCCGGGTGCTGCAGGGATTCTTCTGTGGCCGAGGAACCTCCAGCATGGTGGTCAACATCAATCCATGTGCCTCCATCTATGATGAGACTCTCCAAGCCCTCAAATTCTCAGCTATTGCCAcccag CTTGTCCATGGCCCATCCACAAAGACCAGAGTGGCCTACATCCTTTCTCTCCTGCGTGAGCCAACAGCAAATGGTAATGACAGCACTGTGattgaagaggaagaggacgagAGTGATGTTGAAGACGGAGATATCACCTTGTTAAATACTGAG GCTCTGCTGCAGGCCATCGATGTCCTGAAGAGAGAAGTGCAGCGCCAGCGGAAAGAGAAAGAAGTCCTTGAGGCCAATGTGCGAGAGCAAGTGGTCTCTGAGATGATGGATGTCATATCTGGAATGCAAGATGGTTTCCG TGAGACCTTGGAAGCAGAGAGGGCTCTAATTGAAGAGAGATGTGAGGACAAGATAACTAGTCTGCAGAAACATTTGAAGAAATTCTACAGCGAAGAGCTAAAG GAGCGTGATGAGGAGATTGAAGCTTTGAGTGCTTTGCTTGAGAAGAATAAAGTAACTGAATCGGTCCCTGCATCAGTGCCACAGGAAGACTCTGAGGGGCCTCGACGTTCTCGGCGCCTCACCACTCAGAAGAAAATAGAAGTTACACTGCGCACTGAGCTCAACCAGTGCCGCACCGAGCTGCTTACCACAACACAAG AGATGACAAAGCTGAAGATGCAGCTTGAAGTCCCAGGTTCAACAGGCACCCTCACCAGTTCTGCTGACCGCAAGCTGGAGGAGGGTCAACGG AATCTTCGACAGCTGCGCCTGGATTTACAAAGGCTCGGGACAGACCTGCAGTCTGGTGAACGAGCCTGCTGTCGCAACACAGGAGGGGAGAGGCTGCGTCAGGCGTTAACCGCTGCAGACGAGACGCTAGTCAAACAG CTTTTAAACTAA